A genome region from Brassica oleracea var. oleracea cultivar TO1000 chromosome C2, BOL, whole genome shotgun sequence includes the following:
- the LOC106324309 gene encoding glutathione S-transferase T2-like yields MDSYPSSQTSKFFELLNSQQSIFFGNNDESVSLSSSQSTYLGNLGTKDGGESGTERRERRKWTPKDDIVLISSWLNTSKDTVVSNEQRSDDFWTRIAACFAASHQDGGCKQREARHCKQCWHMINDLVCKFCGAYEAASREKTSGQNENDVLKQAHQIFYTNHKKKFLLEHAWKELRLDQKWCEQVSAKTEGSCKKRKCEDGADSSSTQATEMKRPPGVKAAKASGKKTVAEENVMKEFHTMWSIKQQDLAMKDRLSKMRLLESLIAKKDPLAEYEEALKKKLVDELLLS; encoded by the coding sequence ATGGATTCTTATCCATCTTCGCAGACCTCTAAATTTTTTGAGCTATTAAATAGTCAACAAAGCATCTTCTTTGGCAACAATGACGAAAGTGTCTCACTGTCTTCATCACAATCTACGTATCTAGGCAATCTTGGAACCAAAGATGGTGGAGAGTCTGGCACAGAGCGTAGAGAACGGCGGAAGTGGACGCCTAAGGATGACATTGTGCTCATTAGCTCCTGGCTTAACACAAGTAAAGATACAGTGGTGAGCAATGAACAACGGTCAGACGATTTCTGGACAAGAATAGCGGCTTGCTTTGCGGCAAGTCATCAAGATGGTGGCTGCAAACAGAGAGAAGCTAGGCATTGCAAGCAATGTTGGCACATGATCAATGATCTCGTGTGCAAGTTCTGTGGAGCCTATGAAGCTGCAAGCAGGGAGAAGACGAGCGGGCAAAATGAGAATGATGTGCTGAAACAAGCACATCAAATATTCTACACCAACCATAAGAAGAAATTCCTCCTTGAACATGCTTGGAAAGAGCTGAGGTTGGACCAGAAGTGGTGTGAGCAAGTGTCTGCTAAAACCGAAGGAAGCTGCAAGAAAAGAAAGTGTGAGGATGGTGCTGATTCTTCAAGCACTCAAGCAACTGAAATGAAGCGTCCACCGGGTGTTAAAGCCGCCAAGGCCAGTGGCAAGAAGACAGTGGCTGAGGAGAATGTGATGAAGGAGTTTCACACCATGTGGTCAATAAAACAACAAGATCTCGCCATGAAAGATCGCTTGTCTAAGATGAGGCTACTGGAAAGTCTGATAGCCAAAAAAGATCCCCTTGCCGAGTACGAAGAAGCCCTGAAGAAGAAGCTGGTTGATGAGTTGTTGTTGTCTTAA